The following are encoded in a window of Brevibacillus sp. DP1.3A genomic DNA:
- a CDS encoding response regulator transcription factor, with the protein MNPIRVFLVEDDPVWRKGLIDFLNKEPDLTVVGEAGFKAEAIERFLPAKADVVLMDINLTENNLDGIETAIEFMALQADSKIIMLTSLTDEAVIVESFSAGAVNYISKSSFKEIPDAIRAAHNSQSAIHPTAAAALRNEFLRLKNDENQKLLSPAERDILQLIHQGHTQTQIEQSLHITKRTIKNHINRILKKMGVKTSKEAAAKASQKKLF; encoded by the coding sequence ATGAATCCAATCAGGGTATTTTTAGTAGAGGACGACCCCGTCTGGCGCAAAGGTCTCATTGACTTCCTGAACAAAGAACCGGATCTCACCGTAGTAGGGGAAGCCGGGTTCAAAGCAGAAGCAATCGAGCGCTTTTTGCCTGCCAAAGCGGATGTCGTCTTAATGGACATTAACTTGACCGAGAACAATCTGGACGGAATCGAAACGGCAATCGAATTCATGGCACTCCAAGCTGACAGTAAAATCATCATGCTCACCTCTCTGACAGACGAGGCAGTGATCGTGGAATCCTTCTCAGCCGGTGCCGTCAATTACATCAGCAAATCGAGCTTCAAGGAAATTCCCGACGCTATCCGTGCTGCTCACAACAGCCAATCTGCCATTCACCCTACGGCAGCTGCGGCACTTCGCAACGAATTTTTGCGTTTGAAAAACGATGAAAATCAAAAGCTGTTATCTCCCGCAGAAAGGGACATCCTACAACTAATCCACCAAGGTCATACGCAGACGCAGATTGAACAATCTCTCCACATCACGAAGCGTACGATCAAAAATCACATCAACCGAATCCTCAAAAAAATGGGCGTCAAAACAAGCAAGGAAGCGGCCGCAAAAGCCAGCCAAAAAAAGCTATTCTAG